A genome region from Eurosta solidaginis isolate ZX-2024a chromosome 2, ASM4086904v1, whole genome shotgun sequence includes the following:
- the LOC137242283 gene encoding uncharacterized protein: protein MSAGEIKESRKRWTRETLLLLQCYSARKDEFKHSRKKKYAYVNVLEDMFGRSFLDTTVTIKALEAKMRTLLIAYKSAKDNNRQTGATYCQAPFMEEMDEIFGREPIISNSHSLNLGSRMQRPLSERCSLAAGESCLLRDNLLLSCENSSSNTYSQRNIASTSRGLSTCNRDPLGDVPASSGNSFASPESMCYVASNRVHLTTGTSNPRKRKSAKENYYEKKLELKRQFYEDIKNMISEKLNAP from the exons atgtcaGCAGGAGAAAT aaaagaatcaAGGAAACGTTGGACGAGAGagacgcttcttttgttgcagtgCTACAGTGCCCGAAAGGACGAGTTTAAGCATAGCAGGAAAAAGAAGTATGCGTACGTGAACGTGTTGGAAGATATGTTTGGACGAAGCTTTTTG GACACCACTGTAACAATAAAGGCGTTGGAGGCGAAGATGCGCACACTTTTGATAGCGTATAAAAGCGCCAAGGACAACAACAGGCAGACCGGTGCAACATATTGCCAAGCTCCATTTATGGAAGAAATGGATGAGATTTTTGGCCGTGAACCAATAATCTCAAATTCTCACAGTCTGAATTTAGGCTCAAGAATGCAAAGGCCATTATCTGAGCGCTGTTCGTTAGCTGCTGGTG AGTCGTGTTTACTTCGTGATAACCTGTTGTTGTCCTGTGAAAACTCATCATCGAACACATACTCTCAGCGCAATATAGCTTCCACGTCAAGGGGTTTGTCGACTTGCAATCGCGATCCTTTGGGAGATGTGCCAGCGTCCAGTGGAAACTCATTTGCCAGCCCAGAGTCAATGTGCTATGTAGCCTCCAACCGAGTACATTTGACTACTGGAACAAGCAATCCCCGAAAAAGAAAGAGTGCAAAGGAGAACTACTATGAAaaaaagttagagttaaaaagACAATTTTACGAGGATATCAAAAATATGATttcggagaaattaaatgctcCTTAA